The Impatiens glandulifera chromosome 3, dImpGla2.1, whole genome shotgun sequence genome contains a region encoding:
- the LOC124931143 gene encoding probable protein phosphatase 2C 73 isoform X2 yields the protein MGHFSSMFNGLATSLSMKKAQSHGAGAGELILETSGFVSVEGSNNFTSVFSRRGEKGVNQDSCIVWEGFGCGEEDDRIFCGIFDGHGPWGHYVAKRVKKTIALSLLSNWQETLAAESSSSSIDDSEKRVCNFNIWKQSYIKTFAAIDLDLKSHKKIDTFNSGTTGLTIVRQGEEIFIANVGDSRAVLGSISDDGRLIGVQLTMDFKPHLIEETERIIECNGRVFCLDDEPGVHRVWRPDIESPGLAMSRAFGDFSIKEFGLISLPQVIQRRITINDQFIILATDGVWDVVTNQEAVEIVSSTADKSKAAKRLTKFAANAWKRKRRGFAVDDISAICVFLHSSSAVSTLSSHLVHPV from the exons ATGGGTCACTTTTCATCTATGTTCAATGGATTAGCCACATCTTTATCGATGAAGAAAGCCCAGAGTCAcggcgccggcgccggcgaGTTGATTTTGGAGACTTCTGGCTTTGTTAGCGTTGAAGggtcaaataattttacatcTGTTTTCTCTAGAAGAGGCGAAAAGGGTGTTAATCAAGATAGTTGCATTGTTTGGGAG GGATTTGGCtgtggagaagaagatgatagAATATTTTGTGGGATTTTTGATGGGCATGGTCCATGGGGTCACTATGTAGCGAAGAGAGTGAAAAAGACGATAGCTTTATCATTATTATCCAATTGGCAAGAAACATTAGCAGccgagtcttcttcttcttcgattgATGATTCAGAGAAAAGGGTTTGTAATTTCAACATATGGAAACAATCCTACATAAAAACATTCGCGGCCATAGATCTAGACCTTAAATCACACAAGAAAATAGATACTTTCAACAGTGGAACAACCGGACTTACAATTGTAAGACAGGGTGAAGAAATTTTCATCGCAAACGTTGGCGATTCACGGGCAGTTTTAGGATCAATATCAGACGACGGGAGATTGATCGGCGTTCAACTCACCATGGATTTTAAACCACATCTTATAGAGGAAACAGAAAGGATAATTGAATGTAATGGACGAGTTTTCTGTTTAGATGATGAACCGGGTGTTCATCGTGTATGGCGACCGGATATTGAATCGCCGGGATTAGCTATGTCTAGAGCGTTTGGCGATTTCTCTATTAAAGAATTTGGACTTATTTCATTACCTCAAGTTATACAAAGAAGGATTACTATTAATGATCAGTTTATCATTCTTGCTACAGATGGG gtTTGGGATGTTGTTACGAATCAAGAAGCGGTGGAGATTGTATCTTCGACGGCGGATAAGTCTAAGGCGGCGAAGCGTTTGACGAAATTTGCGGCGAACGCGTGGAAACGCAAAAGGAGAGGGTTTGCGGTTGATGATATTTCTGCGATTTGCGTTTTCCTTCATTCTTCTTCTGCAGTTTCTACTTTGTCTTCTCATTTAGTTCATCCTGTCTAA
- the LOC124931143 gene encoding probable protein phosphatase 2C 73 isoform X1 — protein sequence MGHFSSMFNGLATSLSMKKAQSHGAGAGELILETSGFVSVEGSNNFTSVFSRRGEKGVNQDSCIVWEGFGCGEEDDRIFCGIFDGHGPWGHYVAKRVKKTIALSLLSNWQETLAAESSSSSIDDSEKRVCNFNIWKQSYIKTFAAIDLDLKSHKKIDTFNSGTTGLTIVRQGEEIFIANVGDSRAVLGSISDDGRLIGVQLTMDFKPHLIEETERIIECNGRVFCLDDEPGVHRVWRPDIESPGLAMSRAFGDFSIKEFGLISLPQVIQRRITINDQFIILATDGVWDVVSNQEAVEIVSSTADKSKAAKRLTKFAANAWKRKRRGFAVDDISAICVFLHSSSAISTLSSHLVHPV from the exons ATGGGTCACTTTTCATCTATGTTCAATGGATTAGCCACATCTTTATCGATGAAGAAAGCCCAGAGTCAcggcgccggcgccggcgaGTTGATTTTGGAGACTTCTGGCTTTGTTAGCGTTGAAGggtcaaataattttacatcTGTTTTCTCTAGAAGAGGCGAAAAGGGTGTTAATCAAGATAGTTGCATTGTTTGGGAG GGATTTGGCtgtggagaagaagatgatagAATATTTTGTGGGATTTTTGATGGGCATGGTCCATGGGGTCACTATGTAGCGAAGAGAGTGAAAAAGACGATAGCTTTATCATTATTATCCAATTGGCAAGAAACATTAGCAGccgagtcttcttcttcttcgattgATGATTCAGAGAAAAGGGTTTGTAATTTCAACATATGGAAACAATCCTACATAAAAACATTCGCGGCCATAGATCTAGACCTTAAATCACACAAGAAAATAGATACTTTCAACAGTGGAACAACCGGACTTACAATTGTAAGACAGGGTGAAGAAATTTTCATCGCAAACGTTGGCGATTCACGGGCAGTTTTAGGATCAATATCAGACGACGGGAGATTGATCGGCGTTCAACTCACCATGGATTTTAAACCACATCTTATAGAGGAAACAGAAAGGATAATTGAATGTAATGGACGAGTTTTCTGTTTAGATGATGAACCGGGTGTTCATCGTGTATGGCGACCGGATATTGAATCGCCGGGATTAGCTATGTCTAGAGCGTTTGGCGATTTCTCTATTAAAGAATTTGGACTTATTTCATTACCTCAAGTTATACAAAGAAGGATTACTATTAATGATCAGTTTATCATTCTTGCTACAGATGGG gtTTGGGATGTTGTTTCGAATCAAGAAGCGGTGGAGATTGTATCTTCGACGGCGGATAAGTCTAAGGCGGCGAAGCGTTTGACGAAATTTGCCGCGAACGCGTGGAAACGCAAAAGGAGAGGGTTTGCGGTTGATGATATTTCTGCGATTTGCGTTTTCCTTCATTCTTCTTCTGCAATTTCTACTTTGTCTTCTCATTTAGTTCATCCTGTCTAA